A window from Centropristis striata isolate RG_2023a ecotype Rhode Island chromosome 4, C.striata_1.0, whole genome shotgun sequence encodes these proteins:
- the LOC131969955 gene encoding odorant receptor 131-2-like — protein MQNLTEFPGNATDHNSLSVIIKLSVVIPFFCVFLCLIAVMLHIFASHRQFLDATRYILFSNMLINDTLQLLSSVLLFLFVMGRVKFALVYCVPLLFFSSATFKNTPLILATMSLERYVAIFYPLQRPTAWRSDRIWIIILSLWLISCISTIAYYSVDKSNPALNILSTPVLCKSSLVNLSPIQALLRAAVNILFFAVVAVVILFTYVRILLETRKLRQDKVSVTKAMHTVLLHGFQLLLCMLAFTHPITETLIVLHANWLPEDIAFFNYFCFILIPRFLSPLIYGFRDQSLRVCIGKTFLCCSNKVKPSVRGKLQDSLLAS, from the coding sequence ATGCAGAATCTGACTGAATTTCCAGGCAATGCAACTGACCACAACAGCCTGTCTGTGATCATCAAGTTGAGTGTGGTTATCCCCTTCTTCTGCGTCTTCCTCTGCCTCATTGCTGTCATGCTGCACATCTTTGCGTCTCACAGGCAGTTCCTGGACGCCACGCGTTACATCCTGTTTTCCAACATGCTGATCAATGACACTCTCCAGCTCTTGTCCTCTGTGCTGCTCTTCCTCTTTGTCATGGGCCGGGTGAAATTTGCTCTTGTCTACTGTGTTCCTCTGCTGTTCTTTTCCAGTGCCACCTTCAAGAACACACCTTTAATCCTGGCCACCATGTCACTGGAGCGTTATGTTGCCATCTTCTACCCCCTGCAGCGCCCTACCGCCTGGCGATCAGACCGAATCTGGATCATTATTCTGTCCCTGTGGCTCATCAGCTGTATCTCCACTATAGCTTACTACTCTGTCGATAAAAGTAATCCTGCTTTAAATATCCTTTCTACCCCAGTGCTTTGCAAATCTAGCCTTGTCAACTTATCTCCAATTCAGGCATTGCTCCGAGCTGCTGTAAATATTCTCTTCTTTGCAGTTGTGGCTGTTGTCATCCTCTTTACATACGTGAGAATCTTACTGGAAACAAGGAAGCTGAGACAAGATAAAGTGTCTGTGACCAAAGCCATGCACACTGTGCTGCTCCACGGCTTTCAGCTGCTGCTATGCATGTTGGCCTTCACACACCCCATCACTGAGACTCTCATTGTGCTGCATGCCAACTGGTTGCCAGAGGACATcgccttttttaattatttctgtttcatCCTTATTCCCCGCTTTCTCAGCCCGCTCATCTATGGCTTTAGAGATCAGAGTCTCAGGGTCTGCATAGGGAAAACATTCCTCTGCTGCTCAAACAAAGTCAAACCCAGTGTGAGAGGCAAGCTGCAGGACAGCTTGCTTGCTTCTTGA
- the LOC131969956 gene encoding odorant receptor 131-2-like, which translates to MQNLTEFPGNATSHNRLSVIIKVCVVIPFFCVFLCLIAVMLHIFASHRQFLDTTRYILFAYMLINDTLQLLSSVLLFLFVMGRVKFALVYCVPLLFFSTATFQNTPLILATMSLERYVAILYPLQCPAAWRSDRIWIIILSLWLISCIFPIILFSIGKSDSTVNIFSTPVLCKTTLIHSSPIQGLFRAAVNILFFAVVAVVIFFTYVRILLETRKLRQDKVSVSKAMHTVLLHGFQLLLCVLAFTYPITETLIVLHVNWLPEDIAFFNYFCFILIPRFLSPLIYGFRDQSLRDCIGKAFLCCSNKVKLSVRGKLQDNLLAS; encoded by the coding sequence ATGCAGAATCTGACTGAATTTCCAGGCAATGCAACTTCCCACAATAGACTGTCTGTGATCATCAAGGTGTGTGTGGTTATCCCCTTCTTCTGCGTCTTCCTCTGCCTCATTGCTGTCATGCTGCACATCTTTGCGTCTCACAGGCAGTTCCTGGACACCACACGTTACATCCTGTTTGCCTACATGCTGATCAATGACACTCTCCAGCTCTTGTCCTCTGTGCTGCTCTTCCTCTTTGTCATGGGCCGGGTGAAATTTGCTCTTGTCTACTGCGTTCCTCTGCTGTTCTTTTCCACTGCGACCTTCCAGAACACACCTTTAATCCTGGCCACCATGTCACTGGAGCGTTATGTTGCCATCCTCTACCCCCTGCAGTGCCCGGCCGCCTGGCGATCAGATCGAATCTGGATCATTATTCTGTCCCTGTGGCTCATCAGCTGTATTTTCCCTATTATTCTCTTTTCCATTGGCAAAAGTGATTCAACCGTAAATATTTTTTCGACCCCAGTGCTTTGCAAAACTACACTTATCCACTCATCTCCAATCCAGGGATTGTTCCGAGCTGCTGTAAATATTCTCTTCTTTGCAGTAGTGGCTGTTGTCATCTTCTTTACATATGTGAGAATCTTACTGGAAACAAGGAAGCTGAGACAAGATAAAGTGTCAGTGAGCAAAGCCATGCACACTGTGCTGCTCCACGGTTTTCAGCTGCTGCTATGCGTGTTGGCCTTCACATACCCTATCACTGAGACTCTCATTGTGCTGCATGTCAACTGGTTGCCAGAGGACATcgccttttttaattatttctgctTCATCCTTATTCCCCGCTTTCTCAGCCCGCTCATCTACGGGTTTAGAGATCAGAGTCTCAGGGACTGCATTGGAAAAGCATTCCTCTGCTGCTCAAACAAAGTCAAACTCAGTGTGAGAGGCAAGCTGCAGGACAACTTGCTTGCTTCTTGA